The Devosia sp. MC521 genome has a segment encoding these proteins:
- a CDS encoding GNAT family N-acetyltransferase — protein MLVTAISTTTELSALESQWNRLYAQDPHAHYFLSYGFMRDWLVALEGGWQVLIARNTADGEIVALLPLRFRLRTLPSGRFYVTLLMAGNYGADYTGLICRPQETRHVIPALAKAIRHLDWQELDFDYIQAADPRYEKLLDEFSARRFDRTAGVRTNEEHTNNLLCPVVSLPATFDEHLGQLSANMRQKLRRLLRTLDDQNSVEITYPTAETFNAAYDQLAQFWWQKWSHKKGAERSQSILRTNRRITLNALQAGSLYMPLLTVDGRLVAGLITFLDPVRGTANFFMTGRDESYEGPSPGLLLHAFSIREMISRSYREYNFLRGDEPYKLLFGPKLEQLQCVRVKRRKSNGILPQAVLDRAAVLATAAHQKSRFKQAAAGYTQILQSAPNTVNILYRLGQLYEQTGHEDAAYLTYAKAAQLVPRNQMLKDRLTRLRPAPHTMPPSAALSAPSRDAN, from the coding sequence ATGCTCGTCACGGCCATTTCCACCACCACTGAATTGTCTGCGCTGGAGAGCCAGTGGAACAGGCTCTATGCGCAAGATCCCCATGCGCATTATTTCCTCTCCTATGGTTTCATGCGCGATTGGCTGGTGGCGCTTGAAGGCGGCTGGCAGGTTTTAATTGCCCGAAACACGGCCGATGGCGAGATTGTCGCCCTCCTTCCTTTGAGGTTCCGCCTGCGCACGCTGCCCTCGGGGAGATTCTATGTCACCCTGCTGATGGCCGGGAACTATGGCGCTGATTATACGGGGCTGATTTGCCGTCCGCAGGAGACGCGTCATGTTATCCCCGCGCTGGCCAAGGCAATCCGACACCTCGACTGGCAAGAGCTAGACTTCGACTACATCCAGGCCGCCGACCCGCGTTATGAAAAACTGCTCGATGAGTTTTCCGCTCGGCGATTTGACCGAACAGCAGGCGTGCGGACCAATGAAGAGCACACCAACAACCTCCTGTGTCCCGTCGTCTCCCTGCCAGCAACCTTCGACGAGCATCTCGGCCAGCTCAGCGCCAATATGAGGCAAAAGCTGCGCCGCCTCTTGCGCACACTCGACGATCAGAATTCGGTCGAAATCACCTATCCGACCGCCGAGACTTTTAACGCCGCCTATGACCAACTGGCCCAATTCTGGTGGCAAAAATGGTCCCACAAGAAGGGAGCAGAACGCTCTCAAAGCATCTTGCGGACCAATCGGCGGATTACCCTCAATGCCCTACAGGCGGGGTCGCTTTATATGCCGCTGCTCACGGTAGACGGACGGCTCGTTGCTGGGCTCATCACCTTTCTCGACCCGGTGCGCGGCACCGCCAATTTCTTTATGACAGGTCGCGACGAAAGCTATGAAGGCCCCTCGCCCGGCCTCTTGCTCCACGCCTTTTCCATTAGGGAGATGATCAGTCGCAGCTACCGCGAGTATAATTTCCTGCGTGGTGACGAACCCTACAAACTGCTCTTCGGCCCCAAGCTGGAACAGCTCCAATGCGTCCGTGTAAAGAGACGCAAATCCAATGGGATATTGCCCCAAGCCGTGCTTGATCGCGCCGCGGTATTGGCAACTGCCGCGCACCAGAAATCGCGCTTCAAACAAGCGGCCGCCGGCTATACCCAAATCCTGCAATCGGCACCCAATACCGTCAATATCCTCTATAGGCTCGGACAATTATATGAGCAGACGGGACATGAGGATGCTGCCTATCTGACCTATGCAAAAGCCGCCCAATTGGTGCCCCGCAACCAAATGCTGAAAGACCGGCTCACCCGGCTTCGCCCCGCCCCCCATACCATGCCGCCTTCCGCGGCACTGAGCGCCCCATCACGCGACGCGAACTAG
- a CDS encoding response regulator transcription factor, with protein MSLLGDVFPNVGALGPAPTSGMVENTIILGVEEDALFQGLAHAMSLAFPNYTARFDDKLDAPHAPSLILLPADKSDDLLSTLAALKEKYPASIIGVVVVNGKSCDEKVLSAAAAQNLAHGVLPISLSLRVWLAAVWLLLNGGRYLPPSLWTHATEPSFSGLDTPVLTQAPSSILSPALNIAPNHLENLTIREREVLRLLSKGFQNKIIAARLDLSEHTIKIHVHNIIRKLGVHNRTQVAWLFRNRSDDPE; from the coding sequence GTGTCACTGCTTGGAGACGTCTTTCCCAATGTCGGGGCGTTAGGCCCCGCGCCTACCTCAGGCATGGTCGAAAACACGATCATATTGGGGGTAGAAGAGGATGCGCTATTTCAGGGACTAGCCCATGCGATGAGCTTGGCATTCCCCAATTACACAGCGCGCTTTGACGATAAATTGGACGCTCCCCACGCGCCCTCGCTTATTCTTTTGCCGGCCGACAAATCCGATGATCTGCTTTCGACGCTGGCCGCGCTCAAAGAGAAATATCCCGCCTCGATCATTGGAGTCGTGGTTGTAAACGGCAAGTCTTGCGACGAAAAAGTACTGAGCGCAGCGGCGGCACAAAACCTCGCCCATGGTGTCTTGCCCATCAGCCTGTCGCTGCGCGTTTGGCTCGCCGCTGTCTGGCTGCTGCTCAACGGCGGGCGCTATCTTCCGCCCAGCCTTTGGACGCACGCAACCGAACCCAGCTTTAGTGGACTGGACACACCGGTGCTCACGCAAGCGCCCAGTTCAATTCTCTCCCCCGCCCTGAATATCGCCCCGAACCACCTCGAAAATCTGACGATCCGTGAACGCGAAGTCCTCCGGCTTTTATCGAAGGGATTTCAAAACAAGATCATCGCCGCACGCCTAGACCTGTCGGAACACACGATCAAGATCCACGTCCACAACATCATCCGCAAGCTTGGCGTTCACAACCGAACCCAAGTGGCTTGGCTGTTCCGAAACCGATCCGACGACCCAGAGTAG
- a CDS encoding type I secretion system permease/ATPase — protein sequence MGDGTNDRGNGRPDQSYGPQTRTAGDFLDQVDRATRSLEGMITEGDPRAARAGDDIDTKLYGAVSGALGNGSAPVRPTEEIGRSRPLGPTIDMERGPILADPETDGQDEDEQRPVTIDKPATNDNGGGNFHKRMKPISFADSYRSALSTIKRNLVLVFVFTIFINILVLAIPIYLFQMSDRVLTSRSLDTLAMLTIFVLGAVFLQVFLDGTRRIILMRTAVEAEVQLGAPVLSAAARASLGGNGREYQVLSDLQQVRSFITSGTLLALLDAPLAPLFIVVVYLIHPTLGVIIVGASLVLLVVALLNQRATAKSFGEANAFLYRANAHLDSMSRNAQIINALAMIPEAVRIWGKDTAGSLKAQVRAQDMNTFFSSISKLVRLCTQVGLLGWGAFLALEGQMTGGMVIAASIISGRALSPIEGAIEGWNHVVHVRAAIGRIRGLLQSSPLNFARLQLPSPSGKLDVERVLFVPPPNKRVILNGISFSLQPGESLALIGSSGAGKTTLGKMLVGSILPTSGNVRLDLMDLRNWDQRQFGENVGYLPQDVQLFPGSIKANIGRMRDDATDKDIFDAAVLANVHELISSLPQGYETYVAADGAPLSGGQKQLIALARAFYGSPKLVVLDEPNSNLDTQGEVALAKALTEARKRKITVVTITQRPSLLSVVDKIMLLNNGSVALFGKRDEVMAQISAKSNANKSVLNGNTAVPLGDAV from the coding sequence GTGGGGGACGGCACAAACGACCGAGGCAATGGGCGTCCAGATCAATCTTATGGCCCTCAAACGAGGACGGCCGGAGATTTTCTCGATCAGGTCGATCGCGCTACACGCTCATTGGAAGGGATGATCACGGAAGGCGATCCACGCGCTGCTCGCGCGGGAGACGATATTGATACCAAGCTTTACGGTGCGGTATCCGGCGCTCTGGGCAACGGCAGCGCCCCGGTTCGTCCTACCGAAGAAATTGGCAGATCACGGCCGTTAGGGCCAACCATCGACATGGAGCGCGGGCCAATCCTCGCCGATCCTGAAACCGATGGCCAGGACGAGGACGAGCAGCGCCCGGTAACAATCGACAAGCCTGCAACCAATGACAATGGCGGCGGAAATTTCCATAAGCGCATGAAACCGATCAGCTTTGCTGACAGCTATCGGAGCGCCTTATCGACCATCAAACGCAATCTTGTGTTGGTTTTCGTCTTCACAATCTTCATCAACATCCTCGTTCTGGCGATCCCCATCTATCTCTTCCAGATGTCAGACCGCGTCCTCACAAGCCGCTCTCTCGACACGCTGGCGATGCTCACCATATTCGTGCTCGGGGCTGTCTTCTTACAAGTCTTTCTGGATGGCACCCGGCGCATCATCCTCATGCGAACGGCCGTAGAGGCTGAGGTGCAATTGGGCGCTCCGGTCTTGAGCGCTGCAGCGCGCGCCTCGCTCGGGGGTAATGGCCGGGAATATCAGGTGTTGTCAGATTTGCAGCAGGTTCGCTCGTTCATCACCTCAGGCACGCTGCTGGCGCTTCTCGACGCGCCGCTCGCGCCGCTCTTTATTGTGGTGGTCTATCTTATTCACCCAACGCTCGGGGTCATCATTGTGGGCGCCAGCTTGGTGCTGCTGGTGGTGGCCTTGCTCAACCAGCGCGCCACGGCCAAATCCTTTGGTGAGGCCAATGCCTTCCTCTATCGAGCCAATGCGCATCTCGACTCCATGTCTCGCAATGCTCAGATCATCAACGCTTTGGCGATGATCCCCGAGGCCGTGCGCATCTGGGGTAAAGACACTGCCGGGTCGCTTAAAGCGCAAGTGCGTGCGCAGGACATGAATACGTTTTTCTCTAGTATTTCCAAGCTCGTACGGCTGTGTACTCAAGTGGGACTTTTAGGGTGGGGCGCCTTCTTGGCGCTGGAGGGGCAGATGACCGGCGGCATGGTGATCGCCGCGTCGATCATCTCTGGACGCGCTCTCTCGCCGATTGAAGGGGCTATTGAAGGGTGGAACCACGTCGTCCATGTCCGCGCCGCTATCGGGCGCATCCGCGGCCTCCTGCAATCTTCGCCATTGAACTTCGCCCGCCTGCAGCTGCCCTCGCCAAGTGGCAAGCTTGATGTCGAGCGCGTGCTCTTCGTACCGCCGCCAAACAAGCGCGTTATTCTCAACGGCATCTCCTTTTCCCTGCAACCGGGCGAGTCTTTGGCGCTGATTGGAAGTTCGGGCGCAGGCAAGACGACGCTGGGAAAAATGCTCGTCGGCTCGATCCTTCCCACCTCGGGCAATGTCCGGCTGGACCTGATGGATCTGCGCAATTGGGATCAACGTCAGTTCGGTGAAAACGTCGGCTATCTGCCCCAGGACGTCCAACTCTTCCCCGGCTCCATCAAGGCCAATATCGGTCGAATGCGCGATGACGCGACCGACAAAGACATCTTCGATGCCGCTGTTCTGGCCAATGTTCACGAGCTGATTTCGAGCCTGCCGCAGGGCTACGAAACCTATGTCGCCGCCGATGGCGCGCCGCTTTCCGGTGGGCAAAAGCAGTTGATCGCGCTGGCTCGCGCCTTCTACGGCTCGCCAAAGCTCGTCGTTCTCGATGAGCCCAACTCCAACCTCGACACGCAGGGCGAAGTCGCGCTCGCCAAGGCGCTGACGGAGGCCAGAAAGCGCAAGATCACCGTCGTGACGATCACTCAGCGTCCATCTTTGCTCAGCGTCGTCGACAAGATCATGCTGCTCAACAACGGCAGCGTCGCCTTGTTCGGTAAGCGCGATGAGGTCATGGCGCAGATCAGCGCCAAGTCCAACGCCAATAAGAGTGTCTTGAACGGCAACACCGCCGTGCCGCTGGGAGACGCAGTATGA
- a CDS encoding HlyD family type I secretion periplasmic adaptor subunit, which produces MSVSEVRYHEVEWYREVPRSIRKQVLIGGTLILVTFGGFGAWGAFAPLAAAVISPGTFVATGENKVIQHLEGGIIASLSVRDGETVVENQTLMTLDDTAALTNMQQLMQREMRLRAILQRLSDQVADSKVMTEIPVAAYGEGATAMQEILVGQKAHFQAWREKLDNDLTLLTRNVEALTHRQTGERGQISSMEAQRDLLTAELETKTVLLDKGLITRSEVRQIQRAVADADGDISRLMAEVQEIDTQISRYTGEMIQVRDANRQTALSEIQNVQIELDSVREQIRQARSVLTRTTIRSPVSGVVVRTYYHTTGGVVESGKPIMEILPSGVPLIIETYIPRQKIDEVKQGVKVAVRLSALNQRTTPILEGTLDYLSADSMLENSTQGAQEVYVARVSISPEQFAAVPNFVPTPGMPVEVMIQTAQRTFFEYLSRPIVDSMSRAFRET; this is translated from the coding sequence ATGAGCGTGAGCGAAGTCCGTTACCACGAAGTCGAATGGTATCGCGAAGTCCCGCGCTCCATCCGCAAACAGGTGCTGATTGGTGGCACGCTCATCCTTGTCACCTTTGGTGGCTTTGGGGCCTGGGGTGCCTTTGCTCCTTTGGCGGCGGCAGTCATTTCCCCCGGCACCTTTGTTGCCACGGGGGAGAACAAGGTTATCCAACATCTCGAAGGCGGGATCATCGCTAGTTTGAGCGTCCGCGATGGCGAAACCGTCGTTGAAAACCAGACCCTCATGACCTTGGATGACACAGCCGCTCTCACCAATATGCAGCAGTTGATGCAGCGCGAGATGCGGCTGCGCGCCATCCTCCAGCGCCTCAGCGATCAGGTTGCCGACAGTAAAGTCATGACGGAAATTCCGGTCGCGGCCTATGGCGAAGGGGCGACCGCCATGCAGGAGATACTGGTTGGCCAAAAAGCCCATTTCCAGGCTTGGCGGGAAAAACTCGACAATGATCTCACACTGCTGACGCGCAATGTCGAGGCATTGACCCATCGTCAGACCGGTGAGAGAGGGCAAATCTCATCGATGGAAGCCCAGCGAGACCTTCTCACCGCGGAATTGGAGACCAAAACAGTATTGCTCGATAAGGGCCTCATCACCCGTTCGGAAGTCCGCCAGATCCAGCGCGCCGTGGCCGATGCAGACGGCGACATTTCCCGTCTGATGGCCGAAGTGCAGGAGATCGACACCCAGATATCGCGCTATACTGGCGAGATGATCCAAGTTCGTGACGCCAATCGGCAAACCGCCCTTAGCGAAATCCAGAACGTGCAGATTGAGCTGGATAGTGTGCGCGAACAGATCCGGCAGGCGCGAAGCGTGCTGACACGCACTACCATACGCTCGCCCGTTTCCGGGGTCGTGGTGCGCACCTATTACCACACCACCGGTGGCGTGGTGGAAAGCGGTAAGCCGATCATGGAAATCCTGCCCAGCGGCGTGCCGCTCATCATCGAGACCTATATTCCGCGTCAGAAGATTGATGAAGTGAAACAGGGCGTTAAAGTCGCCGTGCGCCTGTCGGCGCTCAATCAGCGGACGACGCCAATTCTCGAAGGCACGCTCGACTACCTCTCAGCAGACTCCATGCTCGAAAACTCGACCCAAGGCGCTCAAGAAGTCTATGTGGCCCGTGTCAGCATCTCGCCTGAACAGTTTGCAGCGGTACCAAACTTCGTGCCCACTCCCGGCATGCCCGTCGAGGTTATGATCCAGACCGCCCAGCGGACCTTCTTTGAATATCTGTCACGGCCAATCGTCGACAGCATGAGCCGCGCATTCCGGGAAACCTAA
- the pcaF gene encoding 3-oxoadipyl-CoA thiolase, with product MREAYICAYKRTPIGRFGGALSAVRPDDLGAILLKALMEEHTSVDWEAVDDVIFGNANQAGEDNRNVARMSLLLAGMPLAVTGTTINRLCGSGLDAVLTAARAIISGEADLMIAGGTESMSRAPFVMPKAETAFSRQAEIYDTTIGWRFINPLMKELYGTDSMPETGENVARDFGVSREAQDQFAVASQAKAAAAQANGRFDREIVPVTIKGRKGDTVVSRDEHPRADTTMETLQKLRPLFPSGSVTAGNASGVNDGAAALIIASADAAKKHGLTPIARIVGGATAGVPPRVMGIGPAPATQKLLKRLGLEAADLDVIELNEAFASQAIAVLNELGISPDDNRVNPNGGAIALGHPLGMSGARIIGSAALELGLAGKKRALTTMCIGVGQGISAVIEAV from the coding sequence ATGCGTGAGGCTTATATCTGCGCTTACAAGCGCACCCCAATCGGCCGCTTTGGCGGCGCTCTCTCCGCAGTGCGCCCCGACGATCTTGGCGCTATCCTCCTCAAGGCATTGATGGAAGAGCACACAAGCGTTGACTGGGAAGCGGTCGACGACGTGATTTTTGGCAATGCCAATCAAGCCGGCGAAGACAACCGCAACGTGGCGCGTATGAGCCTGCTGCTGGCGGGCATGCCGCTTGCGGTGACAGGCACGACCATCAACCGGTTGTGCGGTTCCGGGCTCGATGCGGTTTTGACGGCGGCGCGCGCTATCATCAGCGGCGAGGCCGATCTCATGATCGCGGGCGGCACGGAATCCATGTCCCGCGCGCCTTTCGTCATGCCCAAGGCTGAGACCGCGTTTTCGCGTCAGGCGGAAATCTATGACACCACCATTGGCTGGCGCTTCATCAATCCGCTGATGAAAGAGCTATATGGCACCGACAGCATGCCGGAAACCGGCGAAAATGTTGCGCGCGACTTCGGCGTGAGCCGTGAGGCACAGGACCAGTTCGCTGTGGCCAGTCAGGCCAAGGCCGCGGCGGCACAGGCGAATGGTCGCTTTGACCGCGAAATCGTGCCGGTGACGATCAAGGGCCGCAAGGGCGATACGGTCGTGAGCCGCGACGAACATCCGCGCGCAGACACAACGATGGAGACACTGCAGAAGCTGCGCCCGCTGTTCCCATCGGGCAGCGTGACCGCTGGCAATGCCTCGGGCGTGAATGATGGCGCAGCAGCGCTGATCATCGCTTCGGCTGACGCGGCCAAAAAGCACGGACTGACGCCAATCGCGCGGATCGTTGGCGGCGCCACTGCTGGTGTTCCGCCACGGGTCATGGGCATTGGCCCAGCTCCAGCGACCCAGAAGCTGCTGAAGCGTTTGGGCCTCGAGGCCGCTGATCTCGATGTGATCGAACTCAATGAAGCCTTCGCGAGCCAGGCCATTGCTGTTCTCAACGAACTTGGCATTTCGCCGGACGATAACCGCGTCAATCCGAATGGCGGCGCGATTGCGCTGGGTCATCCGCTCGGCATGTCGGGAGCGCGGATCATCGGCAGCGCCGCGCTGGAACTCGGCCTTGCCGGTAAAAAGCGAGCGTTGACGACCATGTGCATTGGCGTTGGCCAAGGCATTTCGGCGGTGATCGAAGCCGTCTAA
- a CDS encoding 3-oxoacid CoA-transferase subunit B has protein sequence MSKLTNAQMAWRAAQDIADGAYVNLGIGFPEMVAQFQPAGRQAVFHTENGILNFGSAPAKGEEDWDMINAGKKAVTLLPGASFFNHSDSFSMVRGGHLDVAILGTYEVAENGDLANWSTGGKGIPGIGGAMDLVHGAKRVAVLTEHVTKDGKPKLVKRCSLPVTGLGCVTRVYTSLAVIDIENERFVLREKLASMSVEELQSVTGAELVLPDDILDLTVPEL, from the coding sequence ATGAGCAAGCTCACAAACGCACAAATGGCTTGGCGCGCAGCGCAGGACATTGCCGACGGCGCTTATGTCAATCTGGGCATTGGCTTTCCCGAAATGGTGGCGCAATTCCAGCCTGCCGGTCGTCAGGCGGTGTTCCACACCGAAAACGGCATTCTCAACTTCGGCAGCGCCCCGGCCAAGGGCGAAGAAGATTGGGACATGATCAACGCCGGTAAGAAGGCCGTTACCCTCCTGCCGGGCGCGAGCTTTTTCAACCACTCCGACAGCTTCTCGATGGTGCGTGGCGGACATTTGGACGTCGCGATTTTGGGTACTTATGAAGTGGCCGAAAATGGTGACCTCGCCAATTGGAGCACGGGCGGTAAGGGCATTCCCGGCATTGGTGGCGCAATGGACCTCGTGCATGGCGCCAAGCGCGTTGCGGTATTGACCGAGCATGTCACCAAAGATGGCAAGCCCAAATTAGTGAAACGCTGCTCCTTGCCGGTTACGGGATTAGGGTGCGTCACGCGCGTGTACACAAGCCTTGCGGTGATCGACATCGAGAACGAGAGATTCGTGCTGCGCGAAAAGCTTGCCTCGATGAGCGTCGAAGAACTGCAAAGCGTCACCGGCGCAGAACTCGTTCTGCCCGATGACATTCTCGATCTGACTGTGCCGGAGCTATAA
- a CDS encoding 3-oxoacid CoA-transferase subunit A, producing MDKTIPALSAAVADIEDGMTVMIGGFGGAGAPIELIHALIQRFKATGHPTGLTVINNNAGNGQIGLAAMIALGMVKKLICSFPRSADPKAFTDRYLAGEIELELVPQGTLAERIRAGGAGIPAFYTPASYGTTVAEGKPVGEFDGKCYVQERWLKADFALIKAETADTHGNLTYRAAARNFSPLMATAGRVTIVQATRVVPAGGIDPEIVVTPGIFVQRVVEVADPQQEETLMQQGVSHV from the coding sequence ATGGATAAGACTATCCCAGCCCTCAGTGCCGCCGTTGCGGACATTGAGGATGGCATGACAGTGATGATTGGTGGTTTCGGTGGCGCAGGCGCGCCAATCGAACTGATCCACGCTTTAATTCAACGCTTTAAGGCAACCGGGCACCCGACCGGACTGACCGTCATCAATAACAATGCGGGCAATGGACAAATCGGCCTGGCTGCCATGATCGCTCTGGGGATGGTGAAGAAACTTATCTGCTCTTTCCCACGTTCTGCTGACCCAAAAGCCTTCACCGATCGCTATCTGGCTGGTGAAATAGAACTCGAACTGGTGCCGCAAGGAACTCTGGCTGAGCGCATTCGCGCTGGTGGCGCTGGCATTCCGGCATTTTATACGCCCGCGAGCTACGGCACGACCGTTGCCGAAGGCAAGCCGGTCGGCGAATTCGACGGCAAGTGCTATGTGCAGGAACGTTGGCTGAAGGCTGACTTTGCGCTGATCAAGGCGGAAACGGCCGACACACACGGCAACCTCACCTATCGCGCTGCCGCGCGCAACTTCTCGCCGCTGATGGCAACCGCAGGCCGCGTCACCATTGTGCAGGCGACACGTGTGGTTCCCGCCGGTGGGATTGACCCTGAAATCGTCGTGACCCCGGGCATCTTTGTGCAACGCGTTGTCGAAGTGGCGGACCCGCAGCAGGAAGAAACGCTGATGCAGCAGGGAGTGTCACACGTATGA
- a CDS encoding IclR family transcriptional regulator C-terminal domain-containing protein — MGGLAKGLLAIETFRADTPRQSISEVAAASGLDRATARRCLLTLAHLGYATYDGKYFTLTPRVLRLGTACLATMPMPSIIQPMLDDLSERIGESSSASILDGSEIVYVARAAQRKIMSISLMAGSRLPAHCTSMGRAMLAQLKDHDLTALIGEGPFEPRTKNTITTLEGLQAEFAKIREQGYALNDQETEIGLRSIAVPVYNSRKVVIAAINIGVSAFHYENAEVVAKFFPQLVEIQNELCGLIH; from the coding sequence ATGGGGGGCTTGGCCAAAGGCTTGTTGGCTATAGAAACCTTCCGGGCGGATACGCCACGTCAGTCTATTTCTGAGGTTGCTGCGGCGAGCGGACTCGATCGCGCCACCGCGCGGCGCTGTCTGCTCACTTTAGCCCACTTGGGATACGCCACTTACGACGGCAAGTATTTCACCCTGACGCCGCGCGTCCTGCGCCTCGGTACAGCGTGCCTCGCCACCATGCCCATGCCGAGCATCATCCAGCCCATGCTTGATGATCTCTCCGAGCGTATTGGCGAAAGCAGCTCCGCCTCAATTCTGGATGGGTCCGAAATCGTCTATGTCGCTCGCGCCGCGCAGCGAAAGATCATGTCGATTTCGCTGATGGCTGGCTCGCGCCTTCCGGCTCACTGCACCTCGATGGGACGCGCCATGCTAGCGCAGCTTAAAGATCACGATCTCACAGCGCTGATCGGCGAAGGTCCGTTTGAGCCGCGCACGAAAAACACCATCACGACCCTTGAGGGTCTTCAGGCCGAATTCGCCAAAATCCGGGAGCAGGGGTACGCGCTCAACGATCAGGAAACAGAGATCGGCCTGCGCTCCATTGCCGTTCCGGTATACAATTCTCGCAAGGTCGTTATCGCCGCCATCAATATCGGCGTCTCGGCCTTCCACTACGAAAATGCTGAAGTCGTTGCGAAGTTCTTTCCGCAACTTGTTGAAATTCAAAATGAACTGTGCGGTCTGATCCACTAG
- a CDS encoding aromatic ring-hydroxylating dioxygenase subunit alpha, with product MTAQTFPLNAWYAAAWDVEVKRGLLPRKICDKSVVLYRKQDGTAVALADACWHRLLPLSLGELHGDNVICGYHGLEFDDTGRCVYMPSQDTINPSACVKSYPLVEKHRFIWLWMGDPALADPALVPDLHWNDDPDWAADGKLIQVKCDYRLVIDNLMDLTHETYVHGSSIGNRAVAEAPFEATHSDTTATITRWMIDIDAPPFWRGQLGKPGNVDRWQIINFEAPSTIAIDVGVAPTGTGAPEGDRSQGVNGFVLNTMTPETGKTCHYFWAFARNYKLGEQSRTHNLREGVSSIFREDEIILEAQQKAIDANPDHVIYNLNIDAGSMWARKLIDRMIAKENALAQAAE from the coding sequence ATGACGGCTCAAACATTTCCACTCAATGCGTGGTATGCCGCCGCTTGGGATGTTGAGGTCAAACGCGGACTTTTACCGCGCAAAATCTGCGACAAGTCAGTCGTTCTCTATCGCAAGCAAGACGGCACAGCTGTCGCGCTCGCTGACGCCTGCTGGCATCGCCTGCTGCCGCTCTCTTTGGGCGAACTGCACGGTGACAATGTCATCTGCGGCTATCACGGCCTTGAGTTCGACGATACCGGCCGCTGCGTATACATGCCCTCGCAGGATACGATTAACCCGTCCGCCTGCGTCAAATCCTATCCACTGGTTGAAAAGCACCGCTTCATCTGGCTCTGGATGGGCGATCCCGCTCTGGCTGATCCGGCTTTGGTCCCGGACCTCCACTGGAACGACGACCCGGATTGGGCTGCCGACGGCAAGCTCATACAGGTCAAATGCGACTATCGCCTCGTTATCGATAATCTCATGGATCTGACGCACGAGACCTATGTCCACGGATCGTCCATCGGTAATCGCGCCGTTGCCGAAGCGCCGTTTGAGGCGACCCATAGCGACACGACCGCCACGATCACCCGCTGGATGATCGACATTGACGCGCCGCCCTTCTGGCGCGGTCAGCTCGGCAAGCCGGGCAATGTCGATCGCTGGCAGATTATCAATTTCGAGGCTCCATCGACCATCGCCATCGACGTTGGCGTTGCACCAACGGGCACGGGCGCTCCCGAGGGTGACCGAAGCCAAGGCGTCAACGGTTTCGTGCTCAACACCATGACCCCGGAAACCGGTAAAACCTGCCACTATTTTTGGGCCTTTGCCCGTAACTATAAGCTTGGCGAACAATCGCGAACGCATAATCTGCGCGAAGGCGTGTCCTCCATTTTCCGCGAGGATGAGATCATTCTCGAAGCCCAGCAAAAGGCCATCGACGCCAATCCCGATCACGTCATTTACAACCTCAATATCGACGCCGGGTCGATGTGGGCGCGTAAGCTGATCGACCGCATGATTGCCAAAGAGAATGCGCTGGCGCAGGCCGCAGAATGA
- a CDS encoding GntR family transcriptional regulator — MSETSDRAMQSQRALMGVRDLIIRGEIQSGERLSEVALAERLGISRTPLRAALARLEQEGLVELKPTGGYAVRSFTREDVVDAIELRGVLEGTALRRAAERGVESAKLDVLHSLLASIDAALSASVETMEFEAYVGLNAQLHAFFWSLSSQTIQREIARITSLPFASPSAFLDKQADVPAFRRSLFGAQDQHRAMVQAIARREGARAEHLAREHAHLALQNLEFVLDQDRSLIRRVPALSLVVG, encoded by the coding sequence ATGAGCGAAACATCTGACCGTGCGATGCAATCACAGCGCGCCCTCATGGGCGTGCGCGATCTGATCATTCGCGGAGAAATCCAGTCGGGTGAGCGCTTATCCGAAGTCGCCTTAGCAGAGCGTCTGGGTATTTCGCGCACGCCTTTGCGGGCTGCTTTAGCGCGGCTGGAACAAGAAGGCTTGGTGGAGCTCAAGCCAACGGGTGGCTATGCCGTTCGCAGTTTTACCCGGGAGGACGTGGTCGACGCCATAGAACTGCGGGGCGTACTGGAGGGGACAGCCTTGCGCCGCGCGGCCGAGCGTGGTGTCGAGAGCGCAAAACTCGACGTGCTCCATAGCCTTCTCGCCAGCATTGATGCCGCGCTCAGCGCCAGCGTCGAGACGATGGAGTTTGAAGCCTATGTCGGGCTTAACGCCCAGCTGCACGCATTCTTCTGGAGCCTATCGAGCCAGACCATCCAGCGCGAGATAGCCCGCATCACCAGCCTGCCATTCGCGTCGCCGAGTGCATTTCTCGATAAGCAGGCTGATGTCCCGGCGTTTCGCCGTTCGCTGTTTGGCGCGCAAGATCAGCATCGGGCGATGGTGCAGGCAATCGCGCGGCGCGAAGGGGCTCGGGCCGAACATTTGGCGCGTGAGCACGCGCACTTGGCTCTGCAGAACCTTGAGTTCGTCCTCGATCAGGATCGGAGCCTGATCCGCCGCGTACCGGCGCTGTCATTGGTTGTGGGGTAG